Part of the Desulfosalsimonas propionicica genome is shown below.
GAAACTGCATTGTGCCTCTGTACGCCCGAAAAATCAAGCCTGATTTCACCGCCTGTCATACCTGGACTCGGTCATCCCTCCCACGTTTCCCTTGTTTGACCGAATGCCGCGGATTTGGTTCAGCTATATCATTTTTACAAAGTATATCATTTTTGTGAAATATTTTTATTGACAAAACTATCTGGATATTATTAACTGGTTTCAAACATGCTTTCAGAAAAAGGCAGGGCAATGATTCAGGATCTATTTACAAACATCGCCAGATTAAGCATCAAGATGCGGATTTACCGGGCTATTGAGGCTGCGGGAAGCGAGGCCGGAGATCTCAGGGACCGGGAGATGCTGATTCTTGAAATCCTCAGCACCCAGGGGCCCATGAGCATGAGCGACCTGCTGCGCTTTTTTCCCGGAGTCAGGCAGAGCACCCTGTCCACGGATGTCAAACGGCTCAGATCAGAACTGGAAATGGTGGACATGAAAGTGGACCGAAACGACATGCGGGTGCATTTAATTGAGCTGTCACAGAAAGGTCGTGAAAAGGTTGCAGAGATCAAGGCCCGTCAGGCCAGAAGCTATAAGCCCCTGGCCGCCGCCATTGGCGATGAGCCGGATGAAATTGCCGTATTGCAGCGTGTGGTGGACCAGGCCATTGAACTGGTGGACCGGGAAATCACCCGGCACGCGGAATCCCGGGATTAACCGGCACCTTATCCCGGGTAAACTGAAAGCACAAAAAAAGGAGGCAAAAAATGAAAAAAATATTGACTGTGCTTCTCATTGCGGTCTGCCTGGTGGCTTTTGCCGGCACATCCGCATCTGCCGGGGACAAACAGCGCCACCGGTGGGAAGGCGTTGCCATCGGGGTGGGCGCGGCCATAGTCGGCCATGCCATTATCAACAGCTACTACAACAGCGGCCCGGACCCTGTCACCGTGATCCACAAAAACGGCTATCACCGGCCATGTCCGCCGCCGCGCTACAGCCGGAGTCACTCAAGGGCCCGGGGCCACTGGAAAGCCCGGAGCCACATCCGGTACGAGAAAAAACGCCCGGTTTATTACGAGGAAAGACACGTAAAAATCATCCGGAAAGGTTTCGGTCAACAGAGATCCCGAGCTTCCGCATACGGTGCCGCAGGGTACTGTAATGAAGGCCCAAAATCTCGGCGGCACCACCGGGTCCGCTGATCTTGCCGTTTGTGAGCTTCAGCACCCGGCGGATATGTTCGGCCATCACCTCATCTAAAGTCGGCATCGGGCCGGATTCCCGCAGTTCGTCCGTATCCTGCAAAAGCGACGAATTTTTCCGGAAAAATCCGGAAAAGGAAATCCGGCCCCCCTGGTATTGAATCAGGGCCCGTTCCACGAGATTTTCCAGTTCCCGGACATTGCCGGGCCAGTCATGGGCCAGCAACTGACGCAACGCCCCGCTCTGCAGTTCAGGAGGCTGCTTGATTTTCAACTCTTGTGCCTTTTTTTGCATGAAAAAATTCACCAGCCCGGGAATATCTTCCTTTCGCTCACGCAGGGGCGGGATGGAAACGGGGAACACATTGAGCCGGAACCACAAATCCTGCCGGAAGCGTCCGTCTGCCACCATGTCCTGAAGGTTGCGATGGGTGGCGGATAAAATCCGGACATTGACGGCAATCTCCCTGGACCCGCCCACTCTTTCAATGACTTTTTCCTGCAGCACCCGCAGCAGCCGAACCTGTGCCTGGGGGGAAAGCTCTCCGATTTCATCCAGAAAAATGGTGCCCCGGTCAGCCCTTTCAAACCGTCCTTTTTTTCTTTCAACAGCACCGGTGAACGCCCCTTTTTCATGCCCGAACAATTCACTGTCCATGAGGCTTTCGGCAATGGCCCCGCAGTTGACCTTGATTAACGGTCCGTTTCGCCTGTGGGAATGGTTATGAATAAAATTGGCGATCACTTCCTTGCCCACTCCGGTTTCGCCCAGGATCAAAACCGGGCTGTCCAGGCCGGCCACCTGCCGGGCCATTTCCGTAACCTGATGCAATCCCTGGTCTGCACCAATAATTTCAGTCTCTGTCTTTTCATGCAGCCGCGCGTGAAGATGGCGGATATCATCTGTGAGCTGCCGGTTTAACTCAAGCACCTCCCGGTGCTGCAGCACATTGGACATGGCAATGGCCACGGGCTCATGGATAATCTGCAGCAGTTCCGCCTGCTCTTTGGTGTATTGGTTACGACCGGCCGTCGACACCCAGAGCCCCCCAATACGGTTTCCCTCCAGTTCCAGCCGAATCATGATAAAAGAAATATCGGCATCCAGGCCCAGCCGGGTGAACAAGTCCAGCAGGTCCGGATCCTGCTCCAGGTTATTGACCACCATATAGGCTTCCAGGCCCACTTGTTTTTGGATCCACCTGGCCCGCATCTCCCGGGTGTCGGGCAGCGAGACTTCCCGGCCGTATTTTTCCGCGGTTTTTGAAATTTTTCCCGCGATATTGCGGATCACGTTTTTCTGCGGGTCAAACAGCACCAAGGATATGAAACCGGCGGGCAAATACTGATGAACATACTGCTGCATCCGTTTCAGGGCCACTTCAATATCCAAGCTGCTGCAAATCCGGACAGTGGCCTGCCGGAAAAATTCATTGCCATCCACCTGCATAATATCTCCCGGATATTTAGTCACATATAACTAATTTGTCATATTTAACTAACCCATTTTATTCATATATGACAAATACAACGCTTTCTATTTTATAAATAATTGAAATAATATAATTTATTTTTTTGGCACAGATCTGGCAATATCACTAACAAAAGCTTTTTACGATTCTGTCGAATATGAAAAATGGCACGAATTATAATAACATTCAATAGAGGAAAGGAGAGATGACAATGAAACAATTGAAAACGGGTATGTACATGATTCTGATGGGAGTCCTGATCTGCTCTTTGACTGCCTGTGCAGCTACGGGCAGCCGCATGGCCGCATCAACTGCCGGCGACTGCGGAATGAAACCGGGCTCAAAAATGATGATCACCGGCGTCTCTGACAATGATCAAGCAAGAAAACAATTTGAAGACGCCTTGTGTCATGAGCTCAAAAATCAGGGAGTGGAGGCGGTTGCAAGCTATTCGGCAATCCCGGAGGCTTCCGGACTCGACCGGGAAACACTTCTGAAACAAGCCGGTAACCGGGGAATCGATTTCGTATTTCTGGCCCGGATAGCCGGCATGGAGGAAACATATGCGTTCTCCTCCTATGATCCGGTGTTGTTCTACCTGGGTCCGGGCGATACCGGGGGGAACTGGTCCGCGCATCAGCAGCAGTATATCCGTCAAAACGCCACGGCATGGAAACATGTGATGGTTGAAACCCGGATCTATGAGACCAAAACCGGAAACGCCTTGTGGTCCGACACCCTGGATATCGCCAGGCCGGCAAAAAACCTTTCCGCACAAAAGGTCATCAACAAAGCGGTCAAACAGATTCCAAGGGCCATTTCCAGGCACTGCCCGACCAACAGCTAGGTTCGGACCGGATTTGGGCACCATCGATAAAAAGCTGCAGGCAGGGGTGATATCATACCCCTCCTGCAGCCTGTCGGGCAGAATCTCCTTTTGACAATTTCCAAACCAGGGTTGTTTCCCCAACCCCGGCTCTGCTATAGAAGAGGAAATATGAAAAGGAGTCCTTGCCAATGAATGATAAAATCCTTTATACACAATGCGCCTATTGCGATGGGGGAACCTGTTATCCGGCTGCAAACCTCAACGACCCCCTGCCCTCCATTGAAAAAGCGCCCACAGCGTGCCCCATGCGTCAGTATGAGCAGGTCGTCCGCGAGGGGATCACCCACTATCACCGAAGCAATATTCAGGAATTCGCCCGCCGGGCCTCAATCCAGGAAGCCCAGTGTTATGAATTCGACGGTCAGAACTTAAGAACCCGGATTCCGCGAATTGAAGAGATCATGCAGTTTGCCGCAAAGTGCAATTACACCTCCCTGGGTTTGGCCTTTTGCATCGGCCTGCGCAGAGAAGCCCGCGAGGTTTCAAAAATTTTCGAAGCCGGCGGATTTGATGTGGCCTCGGTCTGCTGCAAGGTGGGCCGAACGCCAAAGGAATCCATTGGTCTGACAGGGGAAGAAAAAATACGGGGGCCGGATGCCATGGAATCCATGTGCAATCCCATTGTTCAAGCCGAACTGTTAAACCGCCAGGAGGTGGACCTGGCCGTCATGCTGGGCCTGTGCGTGGGGCATGACACACTGTTTCTAAAATACTGCAAAGTGCCTTGCACGGTACTGGCCGTCAAGGACCGGGTGCTGGGCCACAATCCCCTGGCGGCCATTTATTTGTCTTCAACCCCATATTACGGACGCCTCAAAAATCCGGCAAGGCTTTCCGGGGCAAAAGACAAATGGAAAAAAATCGACATCATGACAGAGGAGACACCCGGAAAGGACGGGAGTTAAGACCACCAGGGCGATTTTGACCCCGGCCTGTGACCGCAGGGGCGGTTTATGGACGCCGCAAAAGGCGCAGCAATTCTGAAAGGGACCGGGTGTTGACCACATCATTGCGGGTCAGCCATCCCCGGCGCGCCGCAGCAATACCGTTTTCCATCAATTCGAGATTTTCCACGCTGTGGGCATCCGTGGAAACCGCTATGCGCACCCCGGATTCTGCAGCCATCTTGCAGTAGGAACTGGGCAAATCCAGCCGATCCGGCTGGGCGTTTAACTCCAGGATCACGCCCCGGTCTTTTGCCGCCAGGATGATCTTTTCCAGGTCAATTTCCATTGGATCCCGCGTATTGATGAGCCGGGCTGTGGGATGGCCCAGGATATGACAATAGGGATTGTCCATGGCCCGGATGATCCGTTCGGTCTGTTTTTTTTCATCCATGCGCTGCTGGTAGTGCACCGAACAAACCACCAGATCCAGTTGGGCCAGCACGGAATCGGCCAGGTCCAGGCGTCCGTCGGCCAGAATATCAACTTCCATTCCCTTTAGCAGCCGGAAGCCGGAAAATTTTTCATTAATGGCATCGATTTTCTTCATGTACTGGAGGACCTGCTTTTCATTAAGCCCACCGGCCATGGCCACCTTCTGGGAATGCTCGGTAACGGCCAGGTATTGATATCCCATGGCAATGGCCCCATGGGCCATTTCCTCAAGGCTTCCGTGGCCGTCTGTGCGGCGGGTGTGGCAGTGCAGGTCTCCCCGGATGTCGCTTCTTTTGAGAAGGGCAGGCAGGCGGTTGTCTGCAGCGGCTTGAATTTCACCCATATTTTCCCGAAGTTCCGGCGGGATATAAGTCAAACCCACTGAGGCATAAACTTCTTTTTCAGTTTTTCCGGCAACCCGCTTTTCTCCCTGGTACACCCCGTATTCGTTGATCTTGTAGCCCTTGTCCTGGGCCAGTTTGCGAACGGCGATATTATGGGCCCTGGAACCGGTAAAATAATGCAGGGCCGCCCCGTAGCTGACCTGGGCCAC
Proteins encoded:
- a CDS encoding MarR family winged helix-turn-helix transcriptional regulator, encoding MIQDLFTNIARLSIKMRIYRAIEAAGSEAGDLRDREMLILEILSTQGPMSMSDLLRFFPGVRQSTLSTDVKRLRSELEMVDMKVDRNDMRVHLIELSQKGREKVAEIKARQARSYKPLAAAIGDEPDEIAVLQRVVDQAIELVDREITRHAESRD
- a CDS encoding sigma 54-interacting transcriptional regulator → MQVDGNEFFRQATVRICSSLDIEVALKRMQQYVHQYLPAGFISLVLFDPQKNVIRNIAGKISKTAEKYGREVSLPDTREMRARWIQKQVGLEAYMVVNNLEQDPDLLDLFTRLGLDADISFIMIRLELEGNRIGGLWVSTAGRNQYTKEQAELLQIIHEPVAIAMSNVLQHREVLELNRQLTDDIRHLHARLHEKTETEIIGADQGLHQVTEMARQVAGLDSPVLILGETGVGKEVIANFIHNHSHRRNGPLIKVNCGAIAESLMDSELFGHEKGAFTGAVERKKGRFERADRGTIFLDEIGELSPQAQVRLLRVLQEKVIERVGGSREIAVNVRILSATHRNLQDMVADGRFRQDLWFRLNVFPVSIPPLRERKEDIPGLVNFFMQKKAQELKIKQPPELQSGALRQLLAHDWPGNVRELENLVERALIQYQGGRISFSGFFRKNSSLLQDTDELRESGPMPTLDEVMAEHIRRVLKLTNGKISGPGGAAEILGLHYSTLRHRMRKLGISVDRNLSG
- a CDS encoding DUF1847 domain-containing protein translates to MNDKILYTQCAYCDGGTCYPAANLNDPLPSIEKAPTACPMRQYEQVVREGITHYHRSNIQEFARRASIQEAQCYEFDGQNLRTRIPRIEEIMQFAAKCNYTSLGLAFCIGLRREAREVSKIFEAGGFDVASVCCKVGRTPKESIGLTGEEKIRGPDAMESMCNPIVQAELLNRQEVDLAVMLGLCVGHDTLFLKYCKVPCTVLAVKDRVLGHNPLAAIYLSSTPYYGRLKNPARLSGAKDKWKKIDIMTEETPGKDGS
- the polX gene encoding DNA polymerase/3'-5' exonuclease PolX yields the protein MFLQNNEIRDLLNQVADLLEIRDDNPFRVRAYREAARVIEQMTEPVASLVKANKDLSQYRGIGRDLAAKIREIVETGGLEQLRRLRQELPVSLLDLMQVPSLGPKKTAQLYKHLGVASLEDLERAARRGQIADLSGFGEKSQQHIIESLGRVKKSGEKRLLWSDAAVHARALEEYLMDIEGVRRVRVAGSFRRGEETVGDLDVLVTCGRDREKDVMEAFVSFEGVKNILSHGKTKSSVILRPGLQVDLRIVAQVSYGAALHYFTGSRAHNIAVRKLAQDKGYKINEYGVYQGEKRVAGKTEKEVYASVGLTYIPPELRENMGEIQAAADNRLPALLKRSDIRGDLHCHTRRTDGHGSLEEMAHGAIAMGYQYLAVTEHSQKVAMAGGLNEKQVLQYMKKIDAINEKFSGFRLLKGMEVDILADGRLDLADSVLAQLDLVVCSVHYQQRMDEKKQTERIIRAMDNPYCHILGHPTARLINTRDPMEIDLEKIILAAKDRGVILELNAQPDRLDLPSSYCKMAAESGVRIAVSTDAHSVENLELMENGIAAARRGWLTRNDVVNTRSLSELLRLLRRP